One window from the genome of Marinobacter sp. LV10R510-11A encodes:
- a CDS encoding YaeQ family protein gives MALKATIYKATLNIADMDRHYYADHQLTIAQHPSENDERMMIRLLAYALNACEGLEFTKGLSKDDEPELWQKSLSGEIEQWIELGLPDESRLRKACNRARQVILYAYGARAVPIWLEKHKNKLSRFRNLTIIELPTESTEALAGLVERNMNYQITIQDGEVSFSNEGALVSITPTHLFP, from the coding sequence ATGGCGCTCAAAGCAACGATTTATAAAGCCACGCTCAATATTGCCGACATGGACAGGCACTATTATGCGGATCATCAGCTCACAATAGCCCAGCACCCGTCAGAAAATGACGAGCGCATGATGATTCGCCTGCTGGCCTATGCACTGAACGCCTGTGAGGGACTCGAATTCACCAAAGGCCTGAGCAAAGACGACGAGCCGGAGCTCTGGCAAAAAAGCCTGAGTGGCGAGATTGAACAATGGATTGAACTGGGCCTGCCCGACGAAAGCCGCCTACGCAAAGCCTGCAACCGCGCACGCCAAGTTATCCTATACGCTTACGGTGCTCGCGCCGTGCCTATATGGCTGGAGAAGCACAAAAACAAGCTGAGCCGCTTCCGCAACCTCACAATTATTGAACTGCCCACTGAATCCACGGAGGCACTCGCTGGCCTGGTAGAACGCAACATGAACTACCAGATAACCATCCAGGATGGCGAGGTATCCTTCAGCAATGAAGGTGCACTGGTGAGCATAACGCCCACGCACCTTTTCCCCTAA
- a CDS encoding DUF6088 family protein: MSVKESVQQQIEKVPLGEPFTNSRFLRLGSRAAVDKTLSRLVEEGAIQRIARGVFVRPKQSRFVGNVMPDVSRVVAVIAKDHGETIQVHGAEAARRFKLSTQMPTTPVYYTSGPTREIRIGNLKVKLVHTSSGRKLQHAGEKPGLALSALWYLGENNINTEVMRRIEEGLSAEEFETLRSSRMPAWMSEAFRQYEAGRAHGRPTHR; this comes from the coding sequence ATGTCCGTTAAAGAGTCTGTTCAACAGCAGATTGAAAAAGTTCCATTAGGTGAACCCTTTACCAACAGCCGTTTCCTGCGGTTGGGGTCGCGTGCTGCTGTCGATAAAACACTGTCCAGGCTCGTAGAAGAGGGTGCTATTCAGCGGATTGCACGTGGCGTTTTCGTCAGACCCAAGCAAAGTCGGTTTGTCGGCAATGTCATGCCGGATGTTTCTCGCGTGGTCGCGGTGATTGCGAAAGACCATGGTGAAACCATCCAGGTGCATGGTGCTGAAGCGGCTCGTCGTTTTAAACTCAGTACCCAAATGCCAACGACACCGGTTTACTATACGAGTGGGCCTACCCGTGAGATTCGTATCGGAAACCTCAAGGTGAAGCTCGTGCACACCAGCAGTGGAAGGAAGCTTCAGCATGCAGGCGAGAAGCCTGGTCTGGCACTCTCTGCGCTTTGGTATCTGGGGGAAAACAACATCAATACCGAAGTGATGCGGCGCATTGAAGAAGGCCTGAGTGCGGAAGAGTTCGAAACACTTCGATCCTCAAGAATGCCGGCCTGGATGAGTGAGGCGTTCAGGCAATACGAGGCAGGGCGCGCCCATGGCCGACCAACACACCGTTGA
- a CDS encoding ABC transporter permease translates to MTTATLSRWDRFRDSFLWYSFKRDKVAIVSFLVLLLMVLAAIFAPLLAPTDPYDLALINIMNSEMPPLGMEGADPAFPLGTDSQGRDMLSTILYGTRVSLLIGFGAVVLQATLGIVLGLLAGYLGGRVDSLLMRIADVQLSFSTLMVAIIVGAVFKASFGNLMFGEIAIYMLIFIIGIAEWPQIARTVRASVLAEKKKEYVDAAKVMGFRTNRIMFRHILPNTLSPIFVIATVQIANAIISEAALSFLGLGMPETQPSLGSLIKSGFDYIQSGSWWITLLPGLVLVVLVLVINLLGDWLRDVMNPRLYKG, encoded by the coding sequence ATGACAACAGCGACTCTTTCACGCTGGGATCGCTTTCGCGACTCCTTTCTTTGGTACAGCTTCAAGCGCGACAAGGTGGCTATTGTCAGCTTTCTCGTGCTGCTTCTGATGGTGCTGGCAGCCATTTTTGCGCCTTTGCTAGCCCCAACGGACCCATACGATCTGGCGCTAATCAACATCATGAACTCGGAAATGCCGCCGCTGGGCATGGAGGGCGCAGACCCAGCGTTCCCTCTGGGTACAGATTCCCAAGGCCGGGATATGCTCTCCACCATTCTTTATGGTACCCGGGTGTCTCTGCTGATCGGCTTTGGCGCCGTGGTACTGCAGGCTACACTTGGTATTGTGTTAGGGCTGTTGGCGGGCTATTTGGGTGGTCGGGTAGATTCCCTCTTGATGCGTATTGCCGATGTTCAGCTTTCGTTCTCCACCCTGATGGTCGCCATCATTGTAGGCGCGGTATTCAAGGCCAGTTTCGGCAACCTGATGTTTGGTGAGATCGCCATTTACATGCTGATTTTTATCATAGGTATCGCCGAATGGCCGCAAATCGCCCGCACAGTGCGCGCGTCTGTGCTGGCGGAGAAAAAGAAAGAGTACGTTGATGCGGCCAAGGTGATGGGCTTTCGTACCAACCGCATCATGTTCCGCCATATTCTACCCAACACGCTATCTCCGATTTTTGTTATAGCCACCGTCCAGATCGCCAACGCGATTATTTCCGAAGCGGCTCTGTCGTTCCTCGGGCTTGGTATGCCGGAAACCCAACCTTCTCTGGGCTCGCTGATCAAATCCGGCTTTGACTACATCCAGAGCGGCTCTTGGTGGATTACCCTGCTTCCCGGCCTGGTGCTGGTCGTGCTCGTGCTGGTCATCAACCTATTGGGTGACTGGCTGCGAGATGTCATGAACCCACGGCTGTACAAGGGCTAA
- a CDS encoding ABC transporter substrate-binding protein, producing the protein MKKLLAAIVGSVALAAAPMALSAEATKELKMAYDADPVTLDIHEQLSGGTLQLSHMSFDPLVRWTKDLGFEARLAESWERVDDKTMRFKLREGVKFHSGNELTTKDVKFTYDRLKESQDFKAIFKPFSGINVIDDYTFELVTSEPFPLLLNTATYIFPLDSEFYSGETEDGKKKDAISKHGSSFASGNLSGTGPYMVTSRQQGVRMEFERFADYWDEDSPGNVKKIVLTPIKENNTRVSALLSGGVDFIAPVPPTDLERIKRDENTDLVTMSGTRIILFHLNQERVEAFKNPKVRQAVAYAINQEGIAAKIMKGFATPASQLSPAGYQGHNESLKLRYDVKKAQQLMKEAGYEDGFTVTMMAPNNRYVNDDKIAQAAAAMLARINIKVDLKTLPKAQYWPEFDNRSGDIMLIGWHADTEDSANFYEFLTFCTEAGSGAGQYNAGNYCNPEIDALVEKANVETDVEKRTAMLQEVEQRLYDDAAFVPLHWQDLAWASKKNVKIEPILNVMNFPFMGDLVVE; encoded by the coding sequence ATGAAAAAACTACTTGCAGCTATAGTCGGGTCCGTGGCGCTAGCCGCGGCTCCTATGGCTCTGTCTGCCGAGGCGACGAAAGAACTTAAGATGGCGTACGACGCCGATCCGGTTACCCTCGACATTCATGAACAGCTTTCCGGTGGCACTCTGCAGTTGTCACACATGTCTTTTGATCCGCTGGTGCGTTGGACAAAAGATCTTGGTTTTGAGGCTCGCCTGGCAGAAAGTTGGGAGCGTGTTGATGACAAAACCATGCGTTTCAAACTCCGTGAAGGGGTGAAGTTCCATTCCGGCAACGAGCTCACGACTAAAGATGTGAAATTCACTTACGACCGCCTGAAAGAAAGCCAAGACTTCAAGGCCATATTCAAGCCGTTCAGTGGCATTAATGTCATTGATGATTACACCTTTGAACTGGTGACCAGCGAGCCATTCCCGCTGCTGCTTAATACTGCGACCTACATTTTCCCGCTCGACAGCGAGTTTTATTCTGGCGAGACCGAAGATGGCAAGAAGAAAGACGCCATTTCGAAGCATGGCAGCTCGTTTGCTTCTGGCAACCTGTCCGGCACTGGCCCCTACATGGTCACGTCACGCCAGCAGGGCGTGCGAATGGAGTTTGAACGCTTTGCGGATTACTGGGATGAAGACTCCCCGGGTAACGTAAAGAAAATCGTGCTGACCCCTATCAAAGAAAACAACACCCGCGTGTCTGCGTTGCTGTCCGGCGGCGTGGACTTTATCGCGCCGGTGCCGCCTACGGATCTTGAGCGCATCAAACGCGACGAAAACACGGATCTGGTCACCATGAGTGGCACCCGTATTATTCTGTTTCACCTGAATCAGGAGCGAGTCGAGGCCTTCAAAAATCCAAAAGTACGCCAGGCCGTAGCCTATGCTATCAATCAGGAAGGCATTGCCGCCAAGATCATGAAAGGCTTCGCCACGCCCGCATCCCAGTTGTCACCGGCTGGCTATCAGGGCCACAACGAATCCCTGAAATTGCGTTATGACGTGAAAAAAGCTCAACAACTGATGAAAGAAGCCGGTTACGAGGATGGTTTTACCGTCACCATGATGGCGCCGAACAACCGCTACGTGAACGATGACAAAATTGCTCAGGCTGCGGCTGCGATGCTGGCCCGCATCAACATAAAAGTGGATCTCAAAACCCTTCCAAAAGCCCAGTATTGGCCCGAGTTTGATAACCGTTCGGGAGATATAATGCTGATTGGTTGGCATGCAGACACCGAGGATTCCGCCAACTTTTATGAGTTTCTAACCTTCTGCACCGAAGCGGGCAGTGGCGCTGGCCAGTACAACGCCGGCAACTACTGCAACCCGGAAATCGATGCGCTGGTTGAGAAAGCCAACGTTGAAACCGATGTGGAAAAGCGCACCGCCATGCTGCAGGAAGTGGAGCAGCGTCTGTACGACGACGCCGCTTTCGTTCCATTGCATTGGCAGGATCTGGCTTGGGCAAGCAAGAAGAACGTGAAGATTGAACCGATTCTGAACGTGATGAACTTCCCCTTCATGGGCGACCTAGTCGTAGAGTAA
- a CDS encoding LrgB family protein — translation MTELAERFLSLPEVLSASPMLAIGLTLSAFFAGSWLFARIGRPLWMPPVVLSAVMLAAAIAILSIDYVSYQKGALWITVLLGPATVALGIPLYQQIHHIRAMWLPIVVTLPLAATLAAVYAVVIAWAMGATPEVLASLAPKSVTAPIAIGVTKQLGGSVPLLMGALLITGVVATLFVDLLAKWASVKDERILGFALGLNGHAIGTARAFEISHTAGAFASLGMGLTGVFTALILPLVFRL, via the coding sequence ATGACTGAGCTTGCCGAGCGTTTCCTCTCTCTTCCCGAGGTCCTGTCTGCCAGCCCGATGCTTGCAATTGGCCTTACGTTGAGCGCCTTTTTTGCCGGTAGCTGGCTGTTTGCACGCATTGGCCGACCTTTATGGATGCCACCTGTGGTGCTATCCGCCGTAATGTTGGCAGCGGCGATTGCCATTCTATCGATCGACTATGTTAGCTATCAGAAGGGCGCGCTCTGGATAACTGTATTGCTTGGGCCCGCAACGGTGGCGCTCGGCATTCCGCTGTATCAGCAGATTCATCATATACGCGCTATGTGGCTTCCGATTGTTGTCACACTGCCGTTGGCCGCCACATTGGCGGCGGTTTATGCGGTGGTGATTGCGTGGGCAATGGGTGCGACGCCAGAGGTGCTTGCGTCGCTGGCGCCTAAGTCTGTGACTGCTCCAATTGCTATTGGTGTCACGAAACAGCTAGGCGGGTCGGTGCCCCTGTTGATGGGTGCTCTACTGATAACCGGCGTGGTTGCGACTCTGTTTGTGGACTTGCTGGCGAAATGGGCCTCGGTTAAGGACGAGCGTATTCTCGGTTTTGCTCTTGGTCTTAATGGCCACGCTATCGGAACGGCCAGAGCGTTTGAGATTAGTCATACTGCAGGTGCTTTCGCATCGTTGGGGATGGGGCTAACTGGCGTGTTTACCGCACTTATATTACCTCTGGTTTTCCGACTTTAA
- a CDS encoding ABC transporter ATP-binding protein: MTSPLVEIRGLEKRFDLSGSLLEQITFKGGRFQRRQEAVHAINGVDLQVHRGEALCVVGESGCGKSTIARTIMGLLSPSAGEVHYGGQRIDNLKGRDVLPYRRKMQMIFQNPYASLNPRMTIQQTLEEPIHFHRPDLARSEVRGKVQEVMASVGIDPDWGSRFGHEFSGGQRQRIAIARALAVDPEFIVADEPISALDVSIQAQVLNLLMEAQETRNLTYLFITHDLAVVEHFGTRVAVMYLGRVCELADTKTLFAEPRHPYTQALLSAIPKLEDDRPNFIRLQGEVPTPVNLPSGCVFHGRCPYANERCRQEIPLLITTDGGAQVACHAVEEGRL; encoded by the coding sequence ATGACCTCCCCTTTGGTAGAAATTCGCGGGCTGGAAAAACGGTTTGATCTATCTGGCAGCCTGCTGGAGCAGATCACTTTCAAGGGCGGTCGGTTTCAGCGCAGGCAGGAGGCGGTTCATGCCATCAACGGTGTTGATCTGCAGGTGCATAGAGGCGAGGCACTGTGTGTGGTGGGCGAATCTGGCTGCGGCAAGTCTACGATTGCGCGCACAATTATGGGTTTGTTGTCCCCCAGCGCAGGGGAGGTGCACTACGGCGGTCAGCGTATCGATAATCTTAAAGGTCGGGATGTGCTGCCGTATCGACGTAAAATGCAGATGATCTTCCAGAACCCCTACGCTTCTCTGAATCCGCGTATGACGATTCAGCAGACCTTGGAAGAACCGATTCATTTTCACCGCCCAGACTTGGCCCGCAGCGAAGTGCGGGGCAAGGTTCAGGAGGTTATGGCGTCCGTGGGCATAGATCCGGACTGGGGCAGCCGGTTTGGCCACGAATTCTCCGGCGGCCAGCGCCAGCGCATTGCGATTGCGCGTGCCCTGGCGGTAGACCCTGAGTTCATCGTGGCGGACGAACCCATCTCGGCGCTGGACGTATCCATTCAGGCCCAAGTACTGAACCTGCTGATGGAGGCCCAAGAAACCCGTAACCTGACGTACCTGTTCATCACCCATGATCTTGCGGTGGTAGAGCACTTCGGCACCCGGGTGGCGGTGATGTATCTCGGGCGAGTGTGTGAGCTGGCGGATACCAAAACACTGTTTGCCGAGCCACGGCATCCTTACACCCAGGCGTTGCTCTCGGCGATCCCCAAGCTGGAAGACGACAGGCCCAACTTTATTCGGCTGCAGGGAGAGGTACCAACGCCGGTTAATCTGCCATCCGGGTGCGTATTCCATGGCCGCTGTCCTTATGCCAATGAGCGCTGTCGTCAGGAAATACCCCTGCTGATCACCACGGATGGTGGTGCGCAGGTTGCCTGCCATGCGGTGGAAGAGGGGCGGTTGTAA
- a CDS encoding ABC transporter ATP-binding protein: MKSDTPLLEVKDLDVRFAVRGGDLTALRGISFSLDKGERLGLVGESGAGKSVAAFSILNLIANPGYIAGGQVLFEGRNLAAMGERELRKIRGNRIAMIFQDPMMTLNPVLKIGTQMVEALKAHRRISTKAAKDIALSKLRKVQIPSPEKRLDQYPHELSGGMRQRVIIAIALLLDPEIIVADEPTTALDVTIQAEIMALLLDLCEQENVALMLITHDLGVVSQVTQRMLVMYSGRIIEQGSTREIINDAQHPYTQGLINALPQMGEPGARLFQIPGSMPSLNNVPTGCPFHPRCDFATDQCRQSMPEYVRSGNVDVACYEVSNLIEQEKRMQEAGS; encoded by the coding sequence ATGAAAAGCGACACACCACTGCTGGAAGTAAAAGATCTGGATGTTCGCTTTGCCGTGCGCGGCGGCGATCTTACAGCCCTGCGCGGTATCAGCTTCAGCCTCGATAAAGGCGAGCGGTTAGGCTTGGTGGGGGAGTCCGGTGCCGGTAAATCCGTAGCGGCCTTCTCGATTCTCAACCTAATTGCCAACCCGGGTTATATCGCCGGGGGGCAGGTTCTGTTCGAAGGCCGGAACTTGGCTGCCATGGGTGAGCGAGAGCTGCGCAAGATTCGCGGTAACCGCATTGCCATGATATTTCAGGATCCGATGATGACGCTTAACCCGGTGCTGAAGATTGGCACCCAGATGGTTGAGGCCCTTAAGGCGCATCGCCGGATCAGCACGAAAGCGGCAAAGGATATCGCGCTGAGCAAGCTGCGCAAGGTGCAGATTCCCTCGCCGGAAAAACGGCTTGATCAGTATCCCCACGAGTTGTCAGGCGGCATGCGACAGCGGGTGATTATTGCCATTGCCCTGTTGCTGGACCCGGAAATTATTGTTGCCGATGAGCCCACCACGGCGCTGGATGTCACCATACAGGCCGAAATCATGGCGTTGCTACTGGATTTGTGTGAGCAGGAAAACGTCGCGCTGATGCTGATCACCCACGACTTGGGTGTTGTCTCCCAGGTAACTCAGCGCATGCTGGTAATGTATTCCGGCCGCATTATCGAGCAGGGGTCAACGCGGGAGATCATCAACGATGCCCAGCACCCGTATACCCAGGGATTGATCAATGCATTGCCGCAGATGGGCGAGCCTGGTGCGCGGCTGTTCCAGATTCCTGGCTCCATGCCGTCCTTGAATAATGTACCTACAGGTTGCCCGTTCCACCCGCGCTGTGATTTCGCCACCGATCAGTGCCGGCAATCTATGCCTGAGTATGTGCGCTCCGGCAATGTGGATGTGGCGTGCTATGAAGTCAGCAACCTGATTGAGCAGGAGAAACGCATGCAGGAGGCCGGATCATGA
- a CDS encoding ATP-binding protein yields the protein MTVDRNLAYLQSLLKELCSLPQETEWVEFKQDNDDAPMIGEYISALANSAALLGKQYGYVVWGVENDTHTVKGTCFKPSAARHKQQELESWLLQKTVPKIHFRFFEFAAAANEQPVVILEIQAAAHTPVQFDGIEFIRVGSYKKKLREFPEKERELWRVFDRVPFEQQFAAQNLDAGEVLKLLDYPAYFDLTDQPLPEGREAILAALTADQMIERNDSGHWSVTNLGAILFAKRLQDFQALGRKAVRLIQYRGNNKLETIREITGNKGYAVGFEGLIDYLKTLLPSNEEIGKAFREEVPMYPELALRELVANAVIHQDFNLSGTGPMIELFGNRLEITNPGVPLVDTQRFLDSPPRSRNEALASFMRRIGVCEERGSGIDKVIAQVELYQLPAPIFEQTQEHTRVVLFSHRDYKDMEPEDRVRACYQHCCLKYVNREPMNNTSLRERLRIDEANSAMASRILKQTIKAGLIRLYDPNSNRKAYRYVPFWA from the coding sequence ATGACCGTGGACCGCAATCTGGCGTACCTGCAGTCACTACTGAAAGAACTATGCTCACTGCCTCAGGAAACCGAGTGGGTGGAGTTCAAACAAGATAACGACGATGCACCGATGATCGGCGAGTACATCTCTGCGCTGGCCAATTCCGCAGCTTTGCTGGGCAAGCAATACGGTTATGTCGTTTGGGGTGTGGAAAACGATACCCACACGGTTAAGGGTACATGCTTCAAGCCTTCAGCGGCTCGCCATAAGCAACAGGAATTGGAAAGCTGGCTGTTACAGAAAACCGTACCGAAGATCCATTTCCGCTTTTTCGAGTTTGCCGCCGCCGCCAATGAGCAGCCGGTGGTGATTCTGGAAATCCAAGCTGCGGCGCATACACCAGTGCAGTTCGATGGTATCGAGTTTATTCGGGTGGGCTCCTACAAGAAAAAGCTGCGGGAGTTCCCAGAGAAAGAGCGGGAACTTTGGCGGGTGTTTGACCGAGTGCCGTTCGAGCAGCAGTTTGCAGCTCAGAATCTTGACGCGGGCGAGGTGTTAAAACTATTGGATTATCCCGCCTATTTTGACCTGACCGACCAACCTTTGCCCGAAGGACGTGAGGCCATCTTGGCAGCCCTTACTGCAGACCAGATGATTGAGCGAAATGACAGCGGTCATTGGAGCGTCACTAACTTGGGCGCAATCCTTTTTGCAAAGCGCCTGCAGGATTTTCAGGCTCTGGGGCGCAAGGCTGTACGGTTGATTCAGTACAGGGGTAATAACAAGCTTGAGACCATTCGGGAAATTACGGGTAACAAGGGTTACGCCGTGGGTTTTGAGGGGTTAATTGACTACCTCAAAACCCTTTTGCCGTCCAATGAAGAGATTGGCAAGGCCTTTCGGGAAGAGGTGCCTATGTATCCTGAACTGGCTTTGCGAGAATTGGTGGCCAATGCTGTTATTCATCAGGATTTCAATCTGAGCGGCACAGGCCCGATGATAGAGCTTTTTGGTAATCGGCTGGAGATAACCAATCCCGGCGTTCCCTTGGTTGATACGCAGCGCTTTCTTGATAGCCCTCCACGCAGTCGAAATGAAGCACTTGCGTCGTTTATGCGCCGTATTGGCGTATGTGAAGAACGGGGCAGTGGAATTGATAAGGTGATTGCCCAGGTTGAGCTCTATCAGTTACCCGCCCCGATTTTCGAGCAAACACAAGAGCACACACGGGTAGTGCTGTTCTCTCATCGAGATTACAAGGATATGGAGCCGGAGGATCGCGTTCGGGCTTGTTACCAGCACTGCTGTTTGAAGTACGTTAACCGAGAGCCTATGAACAATACATCTCTGCGTGAGCGGCTGCGCATCGATGAGGCGAACAGTGCCATGGCCAGCCGGATACTCAAACAGACTATAAAGGCCGGATTGATTCGGTTGTATGACCCGAACTCGAACAGGAAGGCATATCGGTACGTGCCATTTTGGGCGTAA
- a CDS encoding CidA/LrgA family protein — protein sequence MSMLRGFLILVLFFLFGEALRSVFLIPVSGGVLGMILMTFTLMLRGSVSDELASASQALISVLVLLIMPGVVGVFFMASQFSGQWLAVSAALLLGTFLSVLTTVLLMKSMVRLSARERAND from the coding sequence ATGTCGATGTTGCGCGGTTTTTTGATACTGGTTTTGTTTTTCCTTTTTGGTGAGGCGTTGCGGTCGGTGTTTTTGATACCGGTCAGCGGCGGTGTGCTGGGTATGATTTTGATGACCTTTACGTTGATGCTGCGGGGCAGTGTGAGCGATGAATTGGCGTCGGCCAGCCAAGCGCTGATTTCGGTGCTGGTGTTATTGATCATGCCAGGCGTCGTGGGGGTGTTTTTTATGGCCTCACAATTCTCTGGTCAATGGCTGGCCGTGTCGGCGGCATTGTTGTTGGGCACCTTTTTGAGTGTTCTGACCACCGTGTTACTCATGAAAAGCATGGTTCGCCTGTCTGCGCGGGAACGTGCTAATGACTGA
- a CDS encoding ABC transporter permease: MNDSVVVQYFRFAGNAVQGDLGTSYFYGKPTLEVISEHLPATLELVIGSSLIIMLLSVPIGVYAAIRPQALMAKLFMGVSTVGISIPVFLTAIVLIQIYSIGVTVAWFPVDTGWGQWLNGALSTEGGLPSYGRGDELTHLFGTWDSGFFSKNGLLHLVLPCVSLASIMLPLFIRLIRAEMMEVLQSDYIRYARAKGLSAVRINFLHALKNTMLPVITVGGVQIGVMVAYTILTETVFQWPGVGLMFLEAITRSDIPLIVAYLMVVGLIFVITNTLVDLVYGLVNPTVKLTGKKA; this comes from the coding sequence TTGAATGATTCCGTGGTTGTTCAATATTTTCGCTTTGCCGGCAATGCGGTTCAGGGCGATCTGGGCACCTCCTATTTTTACGGCAAGCCTACCCTTGAGGTGATTTCTGAGCACCTGCCGGCGACTCTGGAGCTGGTGATCGGGTCCAGCCTAATTATCATGCTGTTGTCGGTGCCCATTGGTGTCTATGCGGCGATTCGGCCACAGGCGTTGATGGCCAAGCTTTTTATGGGCGTGAGTACCGTCGGCATATCCATCCCGGTATTTCTTACGGCCATTGTTCTTATCCAGATATATTCCATAGGCGTGACGGTTGCGTGGTTTCCCGTGGATACCGGTTGGGGGCAATGGCTAAACGGCGCTCTAAGCACCGAAGGAGGCCTGCCGTCCTATGGCCGCGGCGATGAATTAACCCATCTTTTCGGCACTTGGGATTCCGGCTTTTTCTCGAAGAACGGTCTGTTGCACCTGGTGCTGCCCTGTGTATCGCTGGCGTCCATCATGCTGCCGCTGTTCATCCGCTTGATTCGTGCGGAGATGATGGAAGTGCTGCAAAGCGACTACATTCGCTACGCCCGGGCCAAGGGCCTGAGCGCGGTGCGGATTAACTTTCTTCATGCCCTTAAGAACACCATGCTGCCGGTTATCACCGTAGGCGGCGTGCAGATTGGCGTAATGGTGGCCTATACGATTCTTACGGAAACCGTGTTCCAGTGGCCGGGCGTTGGGCTGATGTTTCTGGAAGCCATTACCCGCAGTGATATTCCTCTGATTGTCGCCTATCTGATGGTGGTGGGTCTGATTTTTGTGATTACCAACACGCTGGTGGATCTGGTTTACGGGCTGGTGAACCCCACGGTTAAACTGACAGGTAAGAAAGCATGA